From the genome of bacterium, one region includes:
- a CDS encoding DUF4388 domain-containing protein, with product MATNFKMQGELEPGLLMDVLQVLNRRRNLNGYVEVTSASVMGRIWLQEGAIISAIWNDRQGELAVECMLRLKQGLFEVGEAISLPAKTISKDTTAILMMCMRAIGRDSLAPAAPTRLPPAQQAPVQTTIPVMTDEPMPTPVRLPVDRPCKRGFVVAGRWSLGIAAAILLVVLGTGGMAGTKLWTATQTPVPVQVEPVPVVTPTVPVIALPAKPVIINDGWPNVMLSALAASGKRHYCAILNGQLLGVGEQVDGVTVRSIRANGVVLEYQGQRRFLCAIQQR from the coding sequence ATGGCCACAAATTTCAAAATGCAAGGAGAGTTGGAGCCCGGGTTGTTGATGGATGTGCTCCAAGTGCTAAATCGGCGCCGGAACCTGAACGGTTATGTTGAGGTAACCTCGGCTTCAGTGATGGGCCGGATATGGCTTCAGGAAGGTGCGATCATCTCCGCCATTTGGAACGACCGTCAGGGAGAATTGGCCGTCGAGTGTATGCTGCGGTTGAAACAAGGCCTTTTCGAGGTGGGTGAGGCAATCAGCTTACCAGCCAAAACGATTTCCAAGGATACTACAGCCATCCTCATGATGTGTATGAGGGCCATTGGACGGGATTCCCTGGCACCCGCAGCCCCCACACGCCTTCCCCCGGCCCAACAGGCACCTGTGCAGACGACTATTCCTGTGATGACTGACGAACCGATGCCCACGCCAGTTCGTCTCCCAGTTGACCGTCCCTGCAAGCGCGGGTTTGTTGTGGCGGGGCGGTGGAGTTTGGGTATTGCGGCGGCTATTCTGTTGGTGGTACTGGGGACAGGCGGAATGGCGGGTACGAAGCTTTGGACTGCAACGCAGACTCCAGTACCGGTTCAAGTGGAGCCAGTTCCCGTCGTGACACCGACAGTACCTGTAATCGCGCTTCCTGCCAAACCTGTGATCATTAATGATGGTTGGCCGAATGTGATGCTCTCCGCACTGGCCGCGTCCGGCAAAAGACATTACTGCGCAATTCTGAACGGGCAGTTATTGGGCGTTGGCGAGCAAGTAGATGGCGTGACCGTCCGGTCGATTCGCGCTAATGGCGTGGTTCTGGAATATCAAGGTCAACGTCGCTTTCTGTGTGCCATTCAGCAACGATAG
- a CDS encoding AraC family transcriptional regulator, translated as METRTTQAVPADQAAILADATFRCEEAQHTALYSLWGQEFIEHTLYDKVYVITRGGGTLNLNEASYRLKPGMALLFPAGLIQTGSVDPTMGLEVLWIHFHARTVSGHHLLDVVSMPRCVKKAAASRVRELMESLLEEWNGQRPGAQLAIKSLLPRIMLEFCRCPRNDLHAPDAIHRRKEVAELSASRASRLPQIAAALRLIDTDYARPLTLSDLAISVHLSPAYFCTLFQDLTGLTPMRHLERRRILRALELIRQGAVPIHRIARDVGYPDPYHFSRVFRRVTRISPSRYRQSNHSA; from the coding sequence ATGGAAACCAGAACCACACAAGCCGTACCCGCCGACCAGGCGGCGATCCTGGCTGATGCCACGTTCCGTTGTGAGGAGGCCCAACACACTGCGCTCTATTCTTTGTGGGGGCAGGAGTTCATTGAGCATACGCTTTACGACAAGGTTTATGTGATTACCCGTGGCGGTGGCACTTTGAACCTGAACGAGGCCTCCTATCGGCTTAAGCCCGGCATGGCGCTCCTATTCCCGGCAGGCCTGATCCAAACCGGATCGGTGGATCCGACCATGGGTCTGGAGGTGTTGTGGATCCATTTCCATGCCCGGACAGTGAGCGGTCATCACTTGCTGGATGTGGTTTCCATGCCGAGGTGTGTTAAGAAGGCCGCAGCTTCCCGGGTAAGGGAGCTGATGGAGAGTTTGTTGGAAGAATGGAACGGCCAGCGTCCGGGCGCCCAGCTGGCAATCAAATCACTGTTACCGCGCATTATGCTGGAATTCTGCCGGTGTCCCCGGAATGATCTTCATGCTCCTGACGCCATCCACCGGCGCAAGGAGGTGGCTGAACTTTCAGCCAGTCGAGCCAGCCGGCTTCCGCAAATCGCAGCCGCCTTGCGTCTGATCGACACTGATTATGCGCGCCCGCTCACCCTGTCCGACTTAGCCATCAGCGTCCACTTATCACCCGCCTACTTTTGCACCCTGTTCCAGGATTTGACGGGACTCACCCCCATGCGGCATTTGGAACGACGCCGTATCCTTCGTGCCTTGGAACTGATCCGACAGGGAGCCGTGCCAATCCACCGCATTGCGCGTGACGTCGGGTATCCTGATCCTTATCACTTCAGCAGGGTCTTCCGCCGCGTGACCCGGATCAGCCCCTCGCGCTATCGCCAAAGTAATCACTCCGCATGA
- a CDS encoding serine/threonine-protein kinase yields MTTRSTEIYDDETVLESQPPSPPVDPDIRRLIADYHSIIKSRSILSPIPYQFSRELGKGRQGVVFLATRQGGRGCHTRHAIKIHDPGIYSSAEKYWIDMGRLASQVSKLQPVHSDNLVPHDTYDETNGIGYLQMSVIDGIDLQYLLNGSHLAIARSQSSDEEWDHFMNTLFRVEDTRFILQPGVALYILRKILMGLMVLHEANYLHADIKPSNIMIDRMGSVKLVDFGRAVEIGEKISILLGSPIYMAPETHRLEPGRAQTDLFSAGLVALEMLCGESLHVCNDMDDATLLQFKLSLFDRVESMLPPFVQKSKRIVRLLKRFLDPDPEQRYSSAHEAEESYYRLRGIYREMGQDADAEYDRELLTYLQKITDPNTGFLNPRLE; encoded by the coding sequence ATGACAACGCGATCGACTGAAATCTATGATGATGAAACAGTATTGGAGAGCCAACCGCCCTCCCCTCCTGTTGATCCGGATATCCGCCGGCTCATCGCGGATTATCATTCTATTATCAAAAGCCGCAGCATCCTATCCCCCATTCCCTATCAATTTTCAAGAGAACTCGGCAAGGGAAGACAAGGGGTTGTCTTTCTCGCGACCCGGCAGGGGGGCCGCGGCTGCCACACCCGGCATGCCATCAAAATTCACGATCCTGGCATTTATTCCTCCGCCGAGAAATACTGGATCGACATGGGCCGTCTCGCCAGCCAGGTCTCGAAACTTCAGCCTGTCCACAGTGATAACCTGGTTCCCCACGACACCTATGATGAGACCAATGGCATCGGGTATCTTCAAATGTCAGTGATTGACGGCATCGATCTTCAATACCTGTTAAACGGCTCACACCTCGCCATCGCGCGCAGTCAGTCTTCCGATGAAGAGTGGGACCATTTTATGAATACCCTGTTCCGGGTGGAAGACACCCGGTTTATTCTTCAACCTGGAGTGGCTCTCTATATTCTGCGCAAGATACTGATGGGGCTGATGGTGCTTCATGAGGCCAATTACCTTCATGCCGACATCAAACCCTCGAACATCATGATCGACCGCATGGGCTCCGTGAAACTGGTCGACTTTGGCCGCGCGGTTGAGATTGGTGAAAAAATCAGCATTTTACTGGGGAGCCCTATTTACATGGCCCCTGAAACGCACCGGTTGGAGCCGGGCCGGGCGCAAACCGACCTCTTTAGCGCGGGACTGGTCGCTTTGGAAATGTTATGCGGCGAATCTCTTCATGTCTGCAACGACATGGATGACGCAACCCTGTTGCAATTCAAGCTTTCCCTGTTTGACCGGGTGGAATCCATGCTTCCGCCCTTCGTCCAAAAGAGTAAGCGCATCGTGCGGCTGCTTAAACGCTTTCTTGATCCCGATCCGGAGCAACGCTATAGCAGCGCGCATGAAGCCGAAGAAAGCTATTACCGCCTGCGTGGCATCTATCGCGAAATGGGACAAGATGCGGATGCCGAGTATGATCGTGAACTTCTGACCTATCTCCAGAAAATTACGGATCCCAATACCGGGTTTCTTAATCCGAGGTTGGAGTAG